One Glycocaulis abyssi DNA window includes the following coding sequences:
- a CDS encoding pyridoxal phosphate-dependent aminotransferase codes for MSAPFEVSRALSRVQPSATIAATQKARELKAKGIDVISLGAGEPDFDTPDHIKEAAIEAIRRGETKYTAVDGIPELKEAICAKFKRDNQLEYKPSQVNVSPGGKPVIYNAFAATLNPGDEVIVPAPYWVSYPDMALLCGGTPVFAEATAKDGYKLRPEALEVAITPRTKWLVLNSPSNPTGAAYSADDLKALAEVLERHPHVWILTDDMYEHLVYDGFKFATIAEVAPSLYDRTLTMNGMSKSYAMTGWRIGYAAGPEPLIKAMAKVMTQTTSNPCSISQWASVAGLNGQHDFLKPRNEAFMRRRDLVLRHIAASDGLDAPTPEGAFYVFASCAGLIGKTSGKGKALKTDGDVCDALLEEAHVAVVPGTAFGSGPAFRISYATSDEALEKAGTRIAEFCSSAR; via the coding sequence ATGTCCGCCCCGTTCGAGGTTTCCAGAGCCCTGTCCCGCGTCCAGCCCTCTGCCACCATCGCAGCGACCCAGAAGGCGCGTGAGCTCAAGGCCAAGGGCATTGATGTGATCTCGCTGGGTGCGGGCGAACCGGACTTCGACACGCCTGACCACATCAAGGAAGCGGCCATTGAGGCGATCCGGCGCGGCGAAACCAAATACACTGCCGTAGACGGTATTCCGGAGCTGAAAGAGGCGATCTGCGCAAAGTTCAAACGCGATAACCAGCTTGAATACAAGCCCTCGCAGGTGAATGTGTCGCCGGGCGGCAAGCCGGTGATCTACAACGCCTTTGCCGCCACGCTGAACCCCGGAGACGAGGTGATCGTGCCTGCGCCTTACTGGGTCAGCTATCCCGACATGGCCTTGCTGTGCGGCGGCACGCCCGTGTTTGCTGAGGCCACCGCGAAGGACGGCTACAAGCTGCGCCCCGAAGCACTGGAAGTGGCCATCACGCCGCGCACGAAATGGCTGGTGCTCAACTCGCCGTCAAACCCCACGGGCGCTGCCTATTCGGCCGATGATCTCAAAGCGCTGGCAGAGGTTCTGGAGCGTCACCCGCATGTCTGGATCCTCACCGACGACATGTATGAGCACCTCGTCTATGACGGGTTCAAGTTCGCCACCATCGCCGAGGTCGCGCCGTCGCTATACGACCGCACGCTGACCATGAATGGCATGTCCAAATCCTACGCCATGACGGGCTGGCGCATCGGCTATGCAGCCGGACCGGAACCGCTCATCAAGGCGATGGCCAAGGTGATGACGCAGACGACATCCAACCCGTGCTCGATCAGCCAGTGGGCGTCCGTGGCGGGGCTGAATGGCCAGCATGATTTCCTGAAACCGCGCAACGAGGCGTTCATGCGCCGCCGCGATCTGGTCCTGCGTCACATTGCGGCCAGTGACGGGCTGGACGCGCCGACGCCGGAAGGGGCGTTCTATGTCTTCGCCAGCTGCGCCGGACTCATCGGAAAAACCTCTGGCAAGGGCAAGGCGCTGAAAACGGATGGCGATGTGTGTGACGCGCTGCTGGAAGAGGCACATGTCGCCGTCGTTCCAGGCACTGCCTTTGGCTCCGGCCCGGCTTTCCGCATCTCCTATGCAACGTCCGATGAGGCGCTGGAAAAGGCTGGCACACGCATAGCGGAGTTCTGCTCGTCGGCGCGCTAG
- a CDS encoding Dps family protein — protein sequence MQINMGLSQAQREEMAEAVTRLLADTYALYFKTHAYHWNVTGPRFHDLHAMFETQYTEMWTATDDIAERIRALGVMAPISYDEIANSASIRPDSKTPKADEMVANLLAGHETVVRTARAALELANTHGDEATADIVAPRVTAHEKMAWMLRATLG from the coding sequence ATGCAGATCAATATGGGACTGAGCCAGGCGCAGCGCGAGGAAATGGCCGAGGCCGTGACGCGGCTGCTGGCCGACACCTATGCGCTATATTTCAAGACACATGCCTATCACTGGAACGTGACGGGGCCGCGCTTTCACGACCTCCACGCCATGTTCGAGACGCAATACACCGAGATGTGGACGGCGACCGATGACATTGCCGAGCGTATCCGTGCGCTGGGCGTGATGGCCCCGATCTCCTATGACGAGATTGCCAATTCCGCCTCGATCCGGCCCGACAGCAAGACGCCCAAGGCCGACGAGATGGTCGCCAACCTGCTCGCCGGTCACGAGACGGTGGTACGCACCGCGCGCGCTGCGCTGGAACTGGCCAATACCCATGGCGACGAGGCAACGGCGGACATTGTCGCACCGCGCGTGACGGCGCATGAGAAGATGGCCTGGATGCTGCGGGCGACCTTGGGGTAG
- a CDS encoding phosphotransferase, whose amino-acid sequence MSDTQSELDAQFSGTKSVADALRFDEGALEKWMKAQVDGYAGPLEVSQFRGGQSNPTYKLVTPGRQYVLRRKPPGVLLPSAHAVEREYTVMKALGEQGFPAPHMFGLCEDPEVIGTAFYVMEFVEGRIFWDAYLPGMEPSERRALYNASNAALAQLHAIDVEKAGLADYGKPGNYFERQIGRWTKQYKAAETRAIPAMDRLIEWLPANAPAQERTSVVHGDYRLDNMIFHPTEPRVIAVLDWELSTLGDPLADFTYQLMQWRTPKEIRSGFLGVDLKSLGIPTEEEYVAAYCERTGRSGIPKLDFYIAYNIFRLAGIAQGVYARALQGNASNERAKELGALVEPMAEYAWTIAEKA is encoded by the coding sequence ATGAGCGATACACAATCCGAACTCGACGCCCAGTTTTCCGGCACCAAATCCGTCGCGGACGCGCTGCGCTTTGACGAAGGCGCGCTGGAAAAATGGATGAAAGCCCAGGTGGACGGGTATGCCGGTCCGCTGGAGGTGAGCCAGTTCCGGGGCGGCCAGTCCAACCCGACCTACAAGCTGGTGACGCCAGGGCGCCAATACGTGCTGCGGCGCAAGCCTCCGGGCGTGCTTCTGCCGTCTGCCCACGCCGTGGAGCGTGAGTACACGGTGATGAAGGCGCTGGGCGAACAGGGCTTCCCTGCGCCGCACATGTTTGGCCTGTGCGAAGACCCGGAAGTTATTGGCACGGCCTTCTACGTGATGGAATTCGTCGAGGGACGCATCTTCTGGGATGCCTATCTGCCCGGCATGGAACCATCAGAGCGCCGCGCGCTCTATAACGCGTCCAACGCCGCACTGGCCCAGCTGCACGCGATTGATGTGGAGAAGGCGGGCCTGGCTGACTATGGCAAGCCCGGCAATTATTTCGAGCGTCAGATCGGCCGCTGGACCAAGCAGTACAAGGCCGCTGAAACCCGCGCCATTCCGGCGATGGACCGGCTGATCGAGTGGCTGCCAGCCAATGCGCCTGCACAGGAGCGCACCAGCGTCGTCCACGGCGATTATCGCCTCGACAACATGATCTTCCACCCCACCGAGCCCCGCGTTATCGCGGTGCTGGACTGGGAGCTCTCAACGCTCGGCGATCCGCTGGCCGACTTCACCTACCAGCTCATGCAATGGCGAACGCCCAAGGAAATACGCTCCGGCTTTCTGGGTGTGGACCTGAAATCGCTCGGCATCCCCACGGAAGAAGAATATGTCGCGGCCTATTGCGAACGCACCGGGCGCAGCGGCATCCCGAAGCTCGATTTCTATATTGCCTACAACATCTTCCGCCTGGCCGGCATCGCGCAGGGCGTCTATGCGCGCGCGCTGCAGGGCAATGCCTCCAACGAGCGCGCGAAGGAACTTGGCGCCCTTGTCGAGCCGATGGCCGAATACGCCTGGACGATAGCGGAGAAGGCTTGA
- a CDS encoding amidohydrolase family protein, whose protein sequence is MTRIFTALLAGIALAGTALAQDRADSETSVTIIHAGHLIAVPGERMRNGTSIIVRDGRIDSIEDGYVTRDGAEIVDLSSHWVLPGLIDAHVHLLSERGPDSRIQPFTLSSADRAFIGVRHARRTLEAGFTTVQDVGGDLEAILALRNAIRNGDAVGPRMRVAGPSITPTGGHGDINGFNQRVIENFSSPGACNGPSDCARAVRSLIQAGVDTIKITATGGVLSNTAAGLEVQFMDDELRAIVQAAEMMGRRVTAHAHGVTGVNAFLAAGGHSIEHGTFLDNESIRLFRSSGAFLVPTVMAGEFVTLEAEANAAWMTPFQRAKALQVGPQMVDMLRRAHRGGVQIAFGTDSGVSRHGDNAREFELMVEAGMTPEQAIIAATINGARHLQMESEIGRIAPGFHADIIAVDGNPLENISQLRDVDFVMGAGVIHKAP, encoded by the coding sequence ATGACACGCATATTTACGGCCCTGCTGGCCGGCATCGCGCTGGCCGGAACGGCGCTGGCGCAAGACAGAGCCGACAGTGAGACAAGCGTCACCATCATCCATGCCGGCCACCTCATCGCCGTTCCCGGCGAGCGGATGCGCAATGGCACCTCCATCATCGTGCGCGACGGACGCATTGATTCCATCGAGGACGGATATGTCACCCGCGACGGCGCAGAGATCGTTGATCTCTCTTCGCACTGGGTTCTGCCCGGCCTGATCGATGCACACGTCCACCTGCTCAGCGAGCGCGGACCGGACAGCCGTATTCAGCCCTTCACCCTGTCCAGTGCCGACCGCGCCTTTATCGGCGTACGCCACGCGCGGCGCACGCTGGAGGCAGGCTTTACAACCGTGCAGGATGTCGGCGGCGATCTTGAAGCGATCCTGGCCCTGCGCAATGCCATCCGGAATGGCGATGCGGTGGGTCCGCGCATGCGTGTGGCTGGTCCCTCCATCACGCCCACTGGCGGGCATGGCGATATCAACGGCTTCAACCAGCGCGTAATCGAGAACTTCTCCAGCCCCGGCGCGTGCAATGGCCCCTCCGACTGCGCCCGCGCCGTGCGCTCGCTCATCCAGGCAGGCGTGGACACGATCAAGATCACGGCCACCGGCGGGGTACTGTCAAACACGGCAGCGGGCCTTGAAGTCCAGTTCATGGATGATGAGCTGCGCGCCATCGTTCAGGCCGCAGAGATGATGGGGCGGCGCGTTACCGCCCACGCCCACGGCGTCACCGGCGTCAACGCCTTCCTGGCTGCGGGCGGCCACTCCATCGAGCACGGCACGTTTCTGGACAATGAGTCGATCCGGCTTTTCCGCAGCTCTGGCGCCTTCCTGGTGCCGACCGTCATGGCCGGTGAATTCGTCACGCTGGAAGCCGAAGCCAATGCGGCGTGGATGACGCCCTTCCAGCGCGCCAAGGCGCTGCAGGTCGGCCCGCAAATGGTGGACATGCTGCGCCGCGCCCACCGGGGCGGGGTCCAGATCGCCTTCGGTACGGATTCAGGCGTCAGCCGTCATGGCGACAATGCGCGCGAGTTCGAGCTGATGGTGGAAGCCGGGATGACGCCTGAGCAGGCCATCATCGCCGCTACCATCAATGGTGCACGCCATCTGCAGATGGAAAGCGAGATCGGCCGCATCGCACCGGGCTTCCACGCCGACATCATCGCGGTGGACGGCAATCCACTGGAAAATATCTCTCAATTGCGCGATGTGGACTTTGTCATGGGCGCCGGCGTGATACACAAGGCTCCATGA
- the hppD gene encoding 4-hydroxyphenylpyruvate dioxygenase yields the protein MADLFENPLGTDGFEFVEYTSPEPEKLDQLFTLLGFTAVAKHKTRDIVRYKQGDITFLVNREKTGQAADFRAEHGPSANAMAFRVRDAKKAYKDALARGAEAYGTPLWGDDQNLPAIKGIGGSVLYLVDQYGENTIYDETFEPIPGAEDKGGAGLETLDHLTHNVFMGRMNHWAGFYERVFNFREIRYFDIKGAHTGLLSRAMTGPCGKLRIPLNESSDDKSQIAEYLREYNGEGIQHIALTTSDIYTTIEKLRAAGVEFQSTPPTYYELVDERVPGHGEDLERLKKNSILVDGDPESGQGLLLQIFTTTNIGPIFFEIIQRKGNEGFGEGNFKALFELIELDQIRRGVLKPDAAE from the coding sequence ATGGCTGATCTGTTCGAGAACCCGCTGGGTACTGATGGTTTCGAGTTTGTCGAGTACACCAGCCCGGAGCCGGAAAAGCTCGACCAGCTATTCACCCTGCTCGGCTTCACCGCCGTCGCCAAACACAAGACGCGCGACATTGTCCGCTACAAGCAGGGCGATATCACCTTCCTGGTAAACCGCGAAAAGACCGGCCAGGCGGCTGATTTCCGCGCCGAGCACGGCCCGTCTGCCAACGCCATGGCGTTCCGGGTGCGTGATGCGAAGAAAGCCTATAAGGACGCGCTAGCGCGCGGGGCGGAAGCCTATGGCACGCCGCTCTGGGGCGATGACCAGAACCTGCCGGCCATCAAGGGCATTGGCGGTTCGGTGCTCTATCTGGTCGACCAGTATGGCGAGAACACCATCTACGACGAGACATTCGAGCCGATCCCCGGCGCCGAGGACAAGGGCGGGGCGGGGCTGGAAACGCTCGACCATCTGACCCACAACGTGTTCATGGGCCGGATGAATCACTGGGCGGGTTTCTATGAGCGCGTCTTCAACTTCCGCGAAATCCGCTATTTCGACATCAAGGGCGCCCATACGGGCCTGCTCTCGCGTGCCATGACCGGCCCGTGCGGCAAGCTGCGCATCCCCCTGAATGAAAGCTCGGACGACAAGTCCCAGATTGCCGAATATCTGCGCGAGTATAATGGCGAGGGCATCCAGCACATCGCCCTGACCACCAGCGATATCTACACCACGATCGAGAAGCTGCGCGCCGCCGGCGTGGAGTTCCAGTCCACCCCGCCGACCTATTACGAGCTCGTTGATGAGCGCGTGCCGGGCCACGGGGAAGACCTTGAGCGTCTGAAAAAGAACTCCATACTGGTCGATGGTGACCCGGAGAGCGGGCAGGGCCTGCTTCTGCAGATCTTCACCACGACCAATATCGGACCGATCTTCTTCGAGATCATCCAGCGCAAGGGCAATGAGGGCTTTGGTGAAGGTAATTTCAAGGCGCTGTTTGAATTGATCGAACTCGATCAGATCCGCCGCGGCGTGCTCAAGCCCGACGCTGCCGAGTAA
- a CDS encoding MarR family winged helix-turn-helix transcriptional regulator yields the protein MTGRANRADLPPALILSDYLPYRLSVVSNKASGLIARAYQARFGLTIWEWRVIAVLGSGEAITAQAICEATAMDKVTVSRALRALAERSLVDRRTSPTDKRASLVSLTGDGRSIYEEIAPLALEWERSLLAGFSPEEADQLSRLLERLEAQADVLGKDAAL from the coding sequence ATGACGGGGCGGGCGAACCGGGCGGACCTGCCGCCCGCCCTCATTCTTTCAGACTATCTGCCCTACCGGCTCTCGGTCGTCTCCAACAAGGCGTCCGGGCTCATCGCGCGCGCCTATCAGGCCCGCTTCGGCCTCACGATCTGGGAATGGCGCGTCATCGCGGTGCTGGGTTCTGGCGAGGCCATCACCGCGCAGGCCATCTGTGAAGCGACCGCCATGGACAAGGTAACGGTCAGCCGGGCCTTGCGCGCGCTGGCCGAGCGCTCCCTTGTGGACCGGCGCACCAGTCCGACCGACAAGCGTGCATCCCTGGTGTCACTCACCGGCGATGGCCGGTCGATCTATGAAGAGATCGCCCCGCTGGCGCTGGAATGGGAACGCTCCCTGCTGGCCGGTTTCAGCCCTGAAGAGGCCGACCAGCTATCGCGCCTGCTGGAAAGGCTGGAGGCTCAGGCCGATGTGCTGGGCAAGGACGCGGCGCTGTAA
- a CDS encoding cation:proton antiporter, producing MAELITQSVFYEIALLLVIAAALGLLGHVLRQPLIVSFIIVGIAVGPAGLDIVHSSEHIDLLSQLGIALLLFLVGIKLDVKLIRSLGLVSLATGLGQVAFTSIIGFFIALALGFDPITSIYIAVALTFSSTIIIVKLLSDKREINSLHGRIALGFLIVQDLVVVLAMIVLSAIGIGGAEDSGVSDLLMVLVAGIAMVAAVILFIRYIANPLTTILARSPELLISFGIALAAMFAALGDIFGLGKELGGLLAGVALASTPYREAISARLAPLRDFLLLFFFIGLGSRLDLSLLGENIPAAAVFSLFVLIGNPLIVVIIMGVMGYRRRTGFLAGLTVAQISEFSLIFMAMGLAIGHVSNEALGLVTLVGLITIAASTYMITYSHRLYPLVEPLLSPFERRNINHAETENGGEDASKHHDVILFGLGRYGGAIAQRLLNRGVSTLGVDFNPSAVRLWRERGLDAIYGDLTDQEFLTHLPLNRVRWIISTTSDHETGVTHEDTRIPMISTLRKHGYEGKIAVTSQRGAALERLKEAGADLILFPFQDAADQAVELLTGDAPEPQRIETPEDSDDQKLIEETKGI from the coding sequence GTGGCAGAGTTGATCACCCAGTCTGTGTTCTACGAGATTGCGCTGTTGCTGGTAATCGCGGCGGCGCTTGGCCTTCTCGGCCATGTGCTGCGCCAGCCCCTGATCGTCAGCTTCATCATCGTGGGCATCGCGGTAGGCCCGGCCGGGCTCGATATCGTCCACTCCAGCGAGCATATCGACCTGCTCTCCCAGCTCGGCATCGCGCTCCTGCTCTTCCTTGTGGGCATCAAGCTGGATGTGAAGCTGATCCGGTCTCTGGGCCTGGTATCGCTCGCGACCGGTCTCGGTCAGGTCGCCTTCACCTCGATCATCGGCTTTTTCATCGCGCTGGCGCTGGGTTTTGACCCTATCACCAGCATCTATATCGCGGTCGCGCTGACCTTCTCCTCCACGATCATCATCGTGAAGCTGCTCTCCGACAAGCGCGAGATCAACTCCTTGCATGGCCGCATCGCGCTGGGCTTCCTGATCGTGCAGGACCTCGTGGTGGTGCTGGCGATGATCGTGCTCTCCGCCATCGGCATTGGCGGAGCCGAAGATAGCGGCGTCAGCGACCTTCTGATGGTGCTGGTCGCGGGGATCGCCATGGTGGCTGCCGTTATTCTCTTCATCCGCTATATCGCCAACCCGCTGACCACCATTCTGGCGCGCTCGCCGGAATTGCTGATTTCCTTCGGCATTGCGCTCGCAGCGATGTTTGCCGCGCTGGGTGACATATTCGGCCTCGGCAAGGAGCTGGGCGGGCTATTGGCGGGCGTCGCGCTCGCGTCAACGCCCTACCGGGAGGCTATTTCGGCGCGCCTCGCCCCTTTGCGGGACTTCCTGCTGCTCTTCTTCTTCATCGGGCTCGGATCGCGGCTCGATCTGTCGCTGCTGGGCGAGAACATCCCGGCGGCGGCCGTGTTCTCGCTCTTCGTGCTGATCGGCAATCCGCTGATTGTGGTGATCATCATGGGGGTGATGGGCTATCGCAGGCGCACCGGCTTCCTGGCCGGCCTCACCGTGGCACAGATCAGCGAGTTCTCGCTCATCTTCATGGCGATGGGCCTCGCCATCGGCCATGTCAGCAACGAGGCGCTGGGACTGGTCACGCTGGTCGGGCTGATCACGATTGCCGCCTCCACCTATATGATCACCTATTCCCACCGGCTCTATCCACTGGTCGAGCCCCTGCTCTCCCCGTTCGAGCGGCGCAATATCAACCACGCCGAGACGGAAAATGGCGGGGAGGATGCCAGCAAGCATCACGACGTCATCCTGTTCGGGCTGGGCCGCTATGGCGGAGCCATCGCGCAGCGGCTTCTAAACCGGGGCGTGTCGACGCTGGGCGTGGACTTCAACCCCTCTGCAGTGCGGCTGTGGCGCGAGCGCGGGCTGGACGCCATCTACGGCGATCTGACCGATCAGGAGTTTCTCACCCACCTGCCGCTCAACCGCGTGCGCTGGATCATCTCCACGACGTCCGACCATGAAACGGGCGTCACCCATGAGGATACCCGCATCCCGATGATCTCAACCCTGCGCAAGCATGGATATGAAGGCAAAATCGCCGTGACCAGCCAGCGCGGCGCGGCGCTGGAGCGGCTGAAAGAGGCGGGTGCAGATCTCATCCTCTTCCCCTTCCAGGACGCCGCCGATCAGGCGGTGGAGCTGCTCACCGGCGATGCGCCTGAGCCGCAACGCATCGAAACGCCCGAAGACAGCGACGATCAGAAGTTGATCGAGGAAACGAAGGGGATCTAG
- a CDS encoding ribbon-helix-helix domain-containing protein: MSQIKRSLSLAGHRTSLALEAEFWAVLDAACEEQARSLASLIAQIDEARVTSGDEGGLASACRVWVLRHVQSRA, encoded by the coding sequence ATGAGCCAGATAAAGCGATCCCTGTCCCTTGCCGGACACCGCACCAGCCTGGCGCTGGAGGCGGAATTCTGGGCGGTGCTGGACGCCGCCTGCGAGGAGCAGGCGCGTTCGCTGGCAAGCCTGATCGCACAGATCGATGAGGCGCGCGTCACGTCCGGTGATGAAGGCGGGCTGGCCAGTGCCTGCCGGGTCTGGGTCTTGCGTCACGTCCAGTCACGCGCTTGA
- a CDS encoding LysR family transcriptional regulator — MDWDKLKTFHAAADAGSLTGAADALGLSQSAVSRQISALEAELDIKLFHRHARGLLLTEPGRLLFEAAGEISNRVAVAEARVQDSRDKPTGALRITAPTALGSIWLIPRLKQFQALYPKIQLKLLLADHELDLAGLEADIAIRPWPSTQNELVQRRLMQVEQHLYAAPEYLEKHGTPKTLADLDKGHQFIAYGPKKLAPIPNLNWQLTIGHEPGAQPREAILEANTIKAMMRATEAGFGICGLPDYVALENPGLVRVLPDTDGPTFDVYVVFPDELKGSRRVAAFREFLVDTAKAWKAEAAE, encoded by the coding sequence ATGGATTGGGACAAGCTGAAAACCTTTCACGCCGCCGCCGATGCGGGCTCGCTGACCGGCGCAGCCGATGCGCTCGGCCTGTCACAATCAGCGGTCAGCCGGCAAATCTCCGCGCTGGAGGCCGAGCTTGATATCAAGCTGTTTCACCGCCATGCGCGCGGCCTGCTGCTGACGGAGCCGGGGCGGCTCCTGTTTGAAGCAGCGGGCGAGATTTCAAACCGCGTGGCCGTGGCCGAAGCGCGCGTGCAGGACAGCCGCGACAAGCCGACAGGGGCCTTGCGCATCACCGCACCGACCGCGCTGGGCTCAATCTGGCTGATCCCGCGCCTGAAACAGTTTCAGGCCCTCTACCCGAAGATACAGCTTAAACTGCTGCTGGCCGACCATGAGCTGGATCTGGCCGGGCTGGAGGCCGATATCGCCATCCGCCCATGGCCATCCACCCAGAACGAGCTGGTACAGCGCCGCCTGATGCAGGTGGAGCAGCACCTCTACGCCGCGCCTGAGTATCTCGAGAAACACGGCACACCGAAGACGCTGGCCGATCTCGACAAGGGCCATCAGTTCATCGCCTACGGGCCGAAAAAGCTCGCCCCGATCCCCAATCTCAACTGGCAGCTGACCATCGGCCATGAGCCGGGCGCGCAGCCGCGCGAGGCGATTCTCGAGGCCAACACCATCAAGGCGATGATGCGCGCCACCGAAGCCGGGTTCGGCATTTGCGGCCTGCCCGATTATGTCGCGCTGGAAAACCCCGGCCTGGTCCGGGTATTGCCCGACACTGACGGTCCGACATTTGATGTGTATGTCGTTTTCCCCGACGAGCTGAAAGGATCGCGGCGAGTTGCCGCATTCCGCGAGTTTCTGGTGGACACCGCCAAAGCTTGGAAAGCGGAGGCCGCTGAATAA
- a CDS encoding ABC transporter permease produces the protein MTRFPILSLAWRSIANRRGTALLTILTVAIAMTLFLGVEKVRHGARASFENTISGTDLIVGARSSPVNLLLYAIFHIGDATNNITWETYEQVANAPGVAWTVPISLGDSHAGFRVVGTDNRYFEHYRYAGRRHLEFAAGRPLDDLFDTVVGASVARELGYSLDQEIVVAHGTGRVSFVEHDNNPFTIVGILEPTGTPVDRSVFVSLEAIEAIHLEGPTGAGTSLSMDELRAMDLSPDQITAFLVGLETPVAALRLQRQINTYRVEPLQAIIPGVALSQLWGVVGVAERTLAAVAAFVVLMGLICILTAILTSLNERRREMAILRALGARPRHIFVLLVSESALLALAGAIIGTGLTYGALSLGAPVLEQRYGVHLSDTLPGLYDLALIGVVTGASAILGVIPAWAAFRNSLADGMTIRT, from the coding sequence ATGACCCGCTTCCCGATCCTCTCCCTCGCCTGGCGCTCCATCGCCAACCGGCGCGGCACGGCGCTCCTGACCATCCTCACCGTCGCCATCGCGATGACGCTGTTTCTGGGCGTCGAGAAGGTACGCCACGGCGCGCGGGCGAGCTTTGAGAACACGATTTCCGGGACGGACCTGATCGTCGGCGCGCGCTCCAGCCCGGTCAATTTGCTGCTCTACGCAATCTTCCATATCGGCGATGCGACCAACAACATCACCTGGGAAACCTATGAGCAGGTCGCCAATGCACCCGGCGTCGCCTGGACGGTGCCGATATCGCTGGGCGATTCCCATGCCGGTTTCCGCGTGGTGGGGACGGATAATCGCTATTTCGAGCACTACCGCTATGCCGGGCGGCGGCATCTGGAGTTTGCCGCTGGCCGCCCGCTCGATGATCTGTTCGACACGGTTGTGGGCGCCAGCGTCGCGCGGGAACTCGGCTATTCGCTGGATCAGGAAATCGTCGTCGCCCACGGCACGGGCCGGGTCAGCTTTGTCGAACACGACAATAACCCCTTCACCATTGTCGGCATTCTCGAACCGACAGGCACGCCCGTGGACCGCTCGGTCTTTGTCAGCCTGGAAGCCATCGAGGCGATCCATCTGGAAGGGCCAACAGGCGCAGGCACGAGCCTCTCCATGGACGAGCTGCGGGCCATGGACCTGTCACCCGACCAGATCACAGCCTTCCTTGTCGGGCTCGAGACGCCGGTCGCGGCGCTGCGTCTGCAACGCCAGATCAATACCTACCGGGTGGAGCCGCTGCAGGCGATTATTCCCGGCGTCGCCCTGTCCCAGCTCTGGGGCGTTGTCGGTGTCGCCGAGCGGACACTAGCCGCTGTGGCTGCCTTCGTGGTGCTGATGGGCCTGATCTGCATCCTCACCGCCATCCTGACGAGCCTCAATGAACGGCGCCGGGAAATGGCGATATTGCGGGCGCTGGGCGCGAGGCCGAGGCACATATTCGTGCTGCTGGTCAGTGAAAGCGCGCTGCTGGCGCTGGCGGGCGCGATCATCGGCACCGGCCTCACCTACGGGGCGCTGTCCCTGGGCGCACCTGTGCTGGAACAGCGCTATGGCGTGCATTTAAGCGATACCCTGCCCGGCCTTTATGATCTCGCACTCATCGGCGTAGTCACCGGTGCATCGGCGATACTGGGCGTCATCCCGGCATGGGCGGCCTTCCGCAATTCATTGGCAGACGGGATGACAATTCGCACCTGA
- a CDS encoding ABC transporter ATP-binding protein, with protein sequence MSEAPAISLTGVRFSYARRGPVVLDMDRFEVAAGEKVFLKGASGSGKSTLLGLIAGIMAPTAGDIEVLGEPMSKLSGGKRDALRAERLGVIFQMFNLLPYLPAGANVMLPARFSAQRAKACEAAGGAEAEARRLMTRLQLDPKQYWSSPPTELSVGQQQRVAAARALIGRPGLVLADEPTSALDADARDAFLSLLIEECAASGAALLFVSHDGSLASKFDRAVDLSELNTAGVSA encoded by the coding sequence GTGAGCGAAGCACCTGCCATATCCCTGACCGGCGTGCGCTTCTCCTATGCGCGCAGAGGCCCCGTCGTGCTCGATATGGACCGGTTCGAGGTCGCGGCCGGTGAGAAAGTCTTCCTCAAGGGCGCGAGCGGATCAGGCAAATCCACCCTGCTGGGCCTGATTGCAGGCATCATGGCGCCCACTGCCGGAGATATCGAGGTGCTGGGCGAGCCGATGTCAAAGCTCTCCGGCGGCAAGCGTGACGCGCTGCGCGCCGAGCGGCTGGGCGTCATCTTCCAGATGTTCAACCTGCTGCCCTACCTACCGGCCGGTGCGAACGTAATGTTGCCTGCACGCTTTTCTGCGCAGCGGGCCAAAGCGTGTGAAGCGGCAGGCGGAGCGGAGGCCGAAGCACGCCGCCTGATGACCCGCCTGCAGCTTGATCCCAAACAATACTGGTCCAGCCCGCCTACCGAACTGTCCGTGGGCCAGCAGCAGCGCGTAGCGGCTGCGCGCGCGCTCATTGGCCGCCCCGGTCTGGTGCTGGCCGATGAACCGACCTCGGCGCTCGATGCCGATGCACGCGATGCCTTCCTGTCGCTCCTGATCGAGGAATGCGCGGCCAGCGGCGCGGCGCTCCTCTTTGTCAGCCATGATGGCTCTTTGGCCTCGAAGTTTGACCGCGCCGTCGATCTGTCAGAGCTCAATACGGCGGGGGTCAGCGCATGA